The following DNA comes from Anopheles coustani chromosome 2, idAnoCousDA_361_x.2, whole genome shotgun sequence.
GTCGTCGTCTAAATAACTAGTTAACAACCCCTCCTCCAACATCCTCGATAGTATAGTGGTCAGTATCCCCGCCTGTCACGCGGGAGACCGGGGTTCGATTCCCCGTCGGggagaatatttttttgtttttcccaaatTTCAAAACTTATGTCCGTAAAACTACTCCTAtcataaaacatttcttttaccATGGGTCATCACTAAAAAAAGGCACAAAAACGCAGAATCATAAGTACctataaaatatgattttaatttCTCCGATGTAGTCTTTTCCCTTCAGATACACAGATCTGATCTTTTTGCGTTTTCCCGCAAAAGACAAACACAACACATGGAACGAAAGGAAGTTATTGaatcgaaaaaataaaccgtaaTTGTATGCTTTAGTGAGCTGTAGTGTGCTTGGTTCCCCAATTACTTGAACACGATCGTGTCCAACATTGCGCCAAGGCACTggacgatgttgttggacATCAGCGTGTCGACCTTCTCCTCTAGATGACGCTTGGGATCCTGTTTGCCAACATTCTTGATCGCCAACTGCTCGGGGGTCATTTTTTCCTCATCCTCAAGAGCCTGTTGCGCAAAATAGAAACGATTTTCATTAATAAGACAGTTCATTCTCAGGCCATTGTTTTTCGATTACCTTATTGTAATTCTTTGCTAGTTCCAGCATCTCACTGATGGTGCTTTCATTGATGCTGCAGTGCTCTTCGTAATTGGCCAACGTTAGCCCATCCATCCACGACTTTTTGTGTAGATTCAGCAGCATCTTCTGTTCCAACTCGTTCTTGCGGTAGTTAATACTAATGGAGTAGTAGTTACGATTGAGACCATGAATTAACGCTTGCACCGAGGGCTTTTGCAAGTGACCCAAGTTGGACGTCGTTTGTCGTGGTTCCTGGCACAGTACCAGCGTGTTATGGTTGATCAGGCGGAATGCGTCGATGACCACCTTTCCTTTGACCGACTGTATGGGATCGACCACAACGGCAACAGCACGCTCGGACAGAGCTTCAAACGACTGCTGCGTGTTGATATCAACACCGGATAACCAGCAACCGAATCCCGGATGCGAGTGGtaccatccgaccaccatctcCGGACGGCCGGTTTGCTTTAGCATGTCCAACATTTTCGCCTGAAACACGGGATCGACGGCTTCAACGGACACGCCGGTTCCAGTCTGTGGCATCGCAAACACATCGATGACTTGCACAGTGTAGTCATCAACAAATTCACCTGCGAAGGATAACAAAGACGCAAGCCGGGCGTAAACAAAACGTATATCCTAAAGCTTTCTAATGTGCAACTTTAACTTACCCAGCATCAGCCCCATGACCTCCATCGGGACTCCAGCACGGCCGTGTTTAAGCATCTTCAGCAGGGCGAGTGAAGAAATATAGACCTGCTCTGCTGTGTCCACAACCGGAGCATCCGATGGTGGCGGAGCTTGACTTAGTCCAGGCATGGCTCCTCCAAGTCGCAACAAACGATCCATTTTAACGAAGAAGATGTAATTCACTGACTACAGTTGATTCACTTTCCACACTTTACAGCACACAATGGCAAGAGGGAATGTATGCTTCGAGTAAACCAGTTGATGAAATAGCAATTCAATGCATTCGCTGCGGAACGAAGAAACCGATGactttcgtttcttttgcgactagtgttggcagaatcaggattcgaaagattcgaagattcgatccctagacggattataaaaaattcgaatcccatctgacagatactaaagatttgattcgattgggattcgaatcagatttgatttgtttgggactcgatttgattcgtttctgacttgatcctaaactgtttgaatcgactctcAAAGATTAATTTGCAAGATAGTCTCTAGAAAAATTcctggaacctatttttttacaaagaaatacagtacAATGTCCGTTATCCGAGTTgttctacccaaccaaacccatttcatcaggaccagaccatttttaccgGATTCTGAATCGGATTCTGGGGATCCAGATTAGGatcccaacgagaaattttagCGTTATTTTaaggtaaaagaattctcttcagaactgcccgctcttcttttcagaattcttttattccttcttttgcagcagatttcctatgcaatctaGGCGTAAACCGACTTCTGAAAAGtagggtaaaacaattctctttATACTTGCGGGACGCCTCAAAAGAGAACGCTTTGGCGTGACTGTGCGTTTatacggattgggattcggattcgaagatccggTTCTCATaatcgaaagattcaaatccctgtagggattcaatTTCCCCATCACTATTTGCGAAAATGACAGTTCAATCATGTCACAATCAAGGTTTCGTTAACGAAGCAACATTTGCTTCTGTATATAGCTTTGTAAAAGTAACCTTGAGCTACATGCaaaaatcatttgttttcaaaaatcttTTACTTAAGATTATTAACATATTTATACTGGCCTAGAGACTAACAAATTTATTACTAAATAGACTATTTAAGCCATTCTTTCTAGTTGTGACTAACGTGTTTGAAGATTGTTCAATTAACCCTGGAGTTGATTTGAAATGCCGATGCTGGCAACGCTGCTGTCAGTTCCGTTCAATGTATAGAATCAACCAATCAGAGACGAGAaacgtgtttattttcatttcgaagCGATAATGTTCGTCAGAAACCGGTTGATATAAGTCATTCGGTCCATTATTTGATCAGTATCCTTTTTCAGTAGCATAACGACAGTTACCATCTACTAGTAGCATTCAACCTTTTACAATATCTGTGTTCGTCAATAGATAAGAAAACCCCCGCAAAAATGAAGACTGATTTGTGCTGCTATCTACTTGGTGTGCTGGGGCTAACGATCGTTCTCGGACCTGCCGCGATCAATGGACAGGTTGGCGATATTGCACGACCGATCGAGAGCAAAGAACTGAAATGCCTCGTGTGCAAGGCGTCGATGGCAGAGATGGAGCTGGCCGCTTCCAAGGTGGATCCGAACAAAAAGGTGGAAATAGGCGACTACCGGCTCGATACCACGGGTGaatcgaagaaaaagaaaaagatccTCTACGCCAAGTCGGAAATGTACCTCACGGAAATGATGGAGACGGTGTGCGATCGTATGGACGACTACGCCAAGGCACGTTACAAGAAAACTGGCCGCCCTGTGGTGCTGAAGATGATGACGGAAGGTGGCATGAACCCCGACATGGCCCACGTTAACTTCGTGCAAGAGGGAGACCTCAATAAAACCCTGAAGCATCTTTGCCTGGAGATCGTGGAAAATTACGATGAGGATATCATCCGGATGTTCCAGGAGGAAGTCGTAAAGGATACCGACATTCGGTTATGTTCACAGGTTGCTAAATACTGCAAGGAGCAACCGGTCGACGATGAGTACGAGTATGAGGAGAGCGAAGAGGCCCATGAGGAATTGTAGAGACGGGATGTCCAAGACGTTCACCATTCCTATGCATAGAACCATGAAAGCTAGTGAAGAAGTTGTGCAAAGTAACGAATCAAAGTTACATCCTTCATTGTTAATCCTTAAATCATTCAAAAGGGTACCTAAATAGGACATAGACTTATTAAGCTTCAGTAAATGATAGCGAGAACAACAGAGTTGAAACACAAGAATAAAGTTTTTGTACGAAATATAGCTACTTAAATTGTATTACTGGGTTCTATATTTtggagggttttgttttttttactacgGTTTAGTAACACCATTCAGTAATCGGAGGTTGTCACTCAATTGCAGTCGGGCAAAACATGTGGAAAAAATTGTTCTCCGATAAAAGGAACGATTACATGCACTGATAAGAGTTTGCTCGAGCTACTGATGTGCTGCTTATCGATAACGGGTTTTACGTTTGTACGGTTCTAGAGTTTTCATAATTCTGTTAATAGAGATGAACATAGACTTGCTATAATAATGTCGCTGATTTCAACAAtgtaaaattcataaaattttgatttaCCTCTTAATTGTGCTCTTCGTGATTTAATTATTCCAGTCTGGGTTGCTATTCGTTATGTATACAGAACTAATTGTTTACGTTTATACTATTATTTGAAAGAACTGAAGGATTGGtggtttgatttattaatCACCTTTTAAAACATCGCGTTGAATCTGATTCAACTTTTAATAAATGTGCTGAGAAAAACAAGTATAACAATGAAGCATAAATATGCTTCAATTTCACTCTACAGCTTAACTGTACCCTTGAGGAGCTTTTCGAGCAATCCATCATAAGCTGAGAACTAAAATTTGGAGAAAGGAATTTAATATCTCTTGGACATTGTTTTTTCCGCCAGAGGAGAAAATGGTCGGGTTGTTTAAATGGTTATGACTATATTTCCGTTACTGGACCTTCGTAAGTGATTCAACAAGTCGGGCGGGTGCGACAACGATCATTTTCAGTCGCACTGCTTGGTGGGAAAGACGAAAATTCATGGAAAAACCAATGTCAGCTAGTCTTCAGCGTGGACTGCATTATGCAAGTAGTTTTTCGGTTCGCTTTTGGTGAATGGGAAATTGCATCTCGACGACGAAGCGCGAGACAGATAGAATGGGGTAATCGGTAATTTTCGCAAACGATCCCACTGCAAGCGATCCTGCACAAAGCTGGTGAATGGCAGCATCTGCCTTTAGTTGAATTTGGTTGCAGGTTCAACATTACAAACGAGTGAAGTGCCTGCGAGCGCCTGCTGACAACATTGCTTCACCCTAATCGTATATTGCAAACTTTTATGAATTAACTTACGAATTTTACAAAATGTACCTACTGATTGTGGTTGTTGTACACTATTGCTAGACTTGATCCAATATCTACACGTTTTCGGGCTATCTACATTATCACTATCAGCGGTATACTATGGTTCCAGCACTTCTGAAACTTCGAGCATGGTCCACGTCGGCAAATCGCGTGCCGCAGTTCGCGGCCGGTAGCGCGTATGTGGTCGCGTGTATAATTTGGCCCGTTTAACTGCACACCACCCCGTGGGGGCCCATCACCGCTGATTTGTAATCGTGAAGATTCATTACAaggtttggaaaagaaaaaaataaaattcagtAAAAAACATACCCCCCCCATATACACATTAGCCCTCACCTTTGCACGTTTGTGTGTTCGTGCGATTTGCGAgcgccacataaaaaaattcctATCATCCAACAAGCCTAGGGGCCTCGTGTTTGCTGGCGGCTCCAGCACCGAGCGCATCGTGGCAGTGATGAGTCGAAGTTTGTTTGTCATGCGAAAAACATCTGTCCAAAGCAGCGAAGCGGCTAAGGTCCCGAGCGAGAAGCTAGAGGATTTTCAAACGTGGTAGAGGACAGTGTGTTTTAGATACGCAATTACAATTTGTGAGAATTCTGTTCCGCAAACTGAGCATACCTTAAAtcgtgtttttaaaattggccaaatttttgcaacttcgtatgacatttttttctgtgcaAAACTTCTCAAAATGTGTGATACCTGCGGTATCGATTGTGGTAGAAAACAGTGGACTATAATTTATAACACATGAATCGATTCATGATAAGATAAGCGTTACTAAAGAGGAATACAACGTGTTGTGCGCGTGAAGAGTGACAATTTCTTCAGTTGTGTGAAGTCgtataaagaaaaaagacTTGTGTCGAAGGTGAATTAAATAAAGTTAATGTGGTTTAGTTAAGTAGTGATATCATGTTAGGATATAGGGGATGGAATTTTAAGTATTACCTAGACATAGTTCCTAAAGTGTaatataaaatacaaaaaaaactccccaCCGTAGCTGAAAGGCCGTTGAAGGTAAGAAACTAGCATCAACAATAACCTAAAAATCAATCCATCAATCGCTCATGTAACATACATCATTGTAACATATTGGTTTCGGGTACAAAACAACACCTCAATAATAGTTACTGGCTGAGGTGTGTTAGTGGCTTCGATGGGGCGCTGTGGGGaataaccaaaccaaatcgaAAACAACCACCGCAGGCCGACATCAAACGATCGGATGattggttttgatttaattaattttacttgACCCATAAACGTGTCTTACAACTTCGTAATCGTTTAGCTCTGGCCGGCCGATATTACGAGTGACCCACCACGGAGCCGTGAAAAAGttattgtttgatttatttttgtattgttttttcgGCAGCATTTCAACATGAGTgcgtttaaaaacaaacatgttgtGCTTGGTTGTAAAAATTTAGAAATAACCAAAAAGATTCCAGATTATGGATAATCgaattcaatgaaaatattgtaaataatATCTTTGAATATTGTTGCATAAATGCAGAATCCACTGAATATAATGCAAGCAACAGGGTCTCATTCAAAAATGCAAGTTTGATGTTGTTTCCTAAATTTTGAAGTGGGAGTATTGACACGTTGTCACGTTTTACCAATCTTATAtaactattttaatttataaaattggTCAATTTTTTGGAGCTATTAGCTATATAagatgttatttaaaaaaaacttgtacGCTAAAAATTGGTGAATGATTCTCgggggaaaaacataaaatagttATCATTCGAGCAAACTTCGTTAAGTATCATAGACTTCTGGTGTGTGTAGAATAATTAATGGGCTGACAGTTTACCTTCTACAGATTAATTTCTAAACGATGATGTAGAGACGATGAACTCTTCTTAAAAGGAAGCCAAACTGTTTCCTGTAAAGCTTGtgaggattttgtttttggcaaaTACTCGTTCAATTTTCTCCCTTGTTGAGGTCTGTTTCCCGGATGTTTCTTACTGTGCAAGACACGCATTACCACCGGCCCTAACCATGGCGTCGCCACATTTCATCACGTAGTAGTCCACGCGCGGTGGACATTCATGGGGCCGGCAGTTATTCTCACTTTCTGTTTCTCGGTGCGAACGTTGTTAAAATCAGCCAACCAACCAGCGGCACAAATTCACACACCAATTGTGACAAATTTCCGACTGCGAGTCGGAGGGAGGTCACTTTCCACCCCCCGGGACGGTGATAT
Coding sequences within:
- the LOC131262694 gene encoding 26S proteasome non-ATPase regulatory subunit 14, coding for MDRLLRLGGAMPGLSQAPPPSDAPVVDTAEQVYISSLALLKMLKHGRAGVPMEVMGLMLGEFVDDYTVQVIDVFAMPQTGTGVSVEAVDPVFQAKMLDMLKQTGRPEMVVGWYHSHPGFGCWLSGVDINTQQSFEALSERAVAVVVDPIQSVKGKVVIDAFRLINHNTLVLCQEPRQTTSNLGHLQKPSVQALIHGLNRNYYSISINYRKNELEQKMLLNLHKKSWMDGLTLANYEEHCSINESTISEMLELAKNYNKALEDEEKMTPEQLAIKNVGKQDPKRHLEEKVDTLMSNNIVQCLGAMLDTIVFK
- the LOC131263453 gene encoding protein seele; its protein translation is MKTDLCCYLLGVLGLTIVLGPAAINGQVGDIARPIESKELKCLVCKASMAEMELAASKVDPNKKVEIGDYRLDTTGESKKKKKILYAKSEMYLTEMMETVCDRMDDYAKARYKKTGRPVVLKMMTEGGMNPDMAHVNFVQEGDLNKTLKHLCLEIVENYDEDIIRMFQEEVVKDTDIRLCSQVAKYCKEQPVDDEYEYEESEEAHEEL